The DNA segment GCATGATCCGCGGGCCCAGGCGAATCCCGATAAAACCCTTCTGCACCGCGAATTGGCGCTCCCCACTGGTCAGTCCTCCTTCGGGACCAATGAGTATGCAGAGATTGGTTTGGGGAGGCTCTATCTGATGCAGAGTCAATTGGCTGCGGTGATCGAGCAAAATAGAGGTTCCGGCCTCGGTATGGCTCAATGCATCCCCATACTCCAACGCTTTATCGATGACTGGTATGCGGCAGCGTCCCGACTGCTCACAGGCATTGATAATGATGCGGCGCCAATGAATCAGCCGACTGGCGCTCTTTTTCTCATTCAGCTTGACCACGCAGCGCTCGGTTAAGAGCGGTGTTATTCGACTCACCCCAAGTTCGGTTGCCTTCTGGATGGCGAAATCCATGCGCTCGCTGCGGGATAAGCCAAGCAGGAGGTGAATCGCCAATCTGCTTTCCGCTTCATGCCGGAGTGCTTCACCGATGCTGGCCACTACCTGTTGTTTGCTGACCTGAATAAGGGTTGCGGCATGCTCTTCGCCATTCGCGTTGAAC comes from the Candidatus Thiodiazotropha sp. CDECU1 genome and includes:
- a CDS encoding 16S rRNA (uracil(1498)-N(3))-methyltransferase, which produces MRVHRFFTSQNLQRDSQITLEEDPSHHIHQVLRLRSGDDVVLFNANGEEHAATLIQVSKQQVVASIGEALRHEAESRLAIHLLLGLSRSERMDFAIQKATELGVSRITPLLTERCVVKLNEKKSASRLIHWRRIIINACEQSGRCRIPVIDKALEYGDALSHTEAGTSILLDHRSQLTLHQIEPPQTNLCILIGPEGGLTSGERQFAVQKGFIGIRLGPRIMRTETAPLASIAAAQTLWGDFCN